One Nicotiana sylvestris chromosome 12, ASM39365v2, whole genome shotgun sequence genomic window carries:
- the LOC104249285 gene encoding small ribosomal subunit protein uS11y translates to MSKRRTREPKEETVTLGPATREGELVFGVAHIFASFNDTFIHVTDLSGRETMVRITGGMKVKADRDESSPYAAMLAAQDVSQRCKELGINALHIKLRATGGNKTKTPGPGAQSALRALARSGMKIGRIEDVTPIPTDSTRRKGGRRGRRL, encoded by the exons ATG TCTAAGAGAAGGACCAGGGAGCCCAAGGAAGAGACTGTTACCTTAGGACCAGCTACCAGGGAGGGTGAATTGGTCTTTGGTGTTGCCCACATTTTCGCCTCTTTCAACGACACTTTCATT CATGTGACTGATTTGTCTGGACGGGAAACAATGGTCCGCATTACTG GTGGTATGAAGGTGAAGGCTGACAGAGATGAATCTTCTCCTTATGCTGCTATGCTTGCAGCACAAGATGTTTCTCAACGATGCAAG GAGCTTGGAATTAATGCTCTTCACATTAAGCTTCGGGCTACAGGAGGGAACAAAACTAAGACTCCTGGTCCTGGTGCCCAGTCCGCTCTTCGAGCCCTTGCTCGATCTGGAATGAAAATTGGACGCATAG AGGATGTTACTCCTATTCCCACAGACAGCACTCGCAGAAAGGGTGGTAGAAGGGGAAGGAGGCTGTGA
- the LOC104249284 gene encoding beta-fructofuranosidase, insoluble isoenzyme 1-like has protein sequence MYYNGVYHLFYQYNPKGAVWGNIVWAHSVSTDLINWIPLEPAIYPSKIFDKFGTWSGSATILPGNKPIILYTGIIDANRTQVQNYAIPANLSDPYLRKWIKPDNNPLIVADMSINKTQFRDPTTAWMGRDGHWRILVGSVKNHRGKVILYRSKDFMKWTKAKHPLHTATNTGNWECPDFFPVSLKHTNGLDTSYRGEYTKHVLKVSLDVTRFEYYTVGTYDTRKDRYIPDNTSVDGWKGLRLDYGNYYASKSFFDPSKNRRIMLGWANESDTVDDDVRKGWAGVHPIPRKLWLDPSGKQLVQWPVEELETLRKKKVQLSNHKLYKGEMIEVKGITVAQADVEVTFSFASLDKAEPFDPSWADLYAQDVCAIKGSTVQGGLGPFGLITLASKNLEEYTLVFFRVFKAQDKYKVLMCSDASRSTLKNETTMYKPSFGGYVDVDLADKKLSLRSLIDNSVVESFGAGGKTCITSRVYPTLAIFDKAHLFAFNNGTEAITIETLNAWSMADAKLH, from the exons ATGTATTACAATGGAGTCTACCATCTATTCTACCAATACAACCCAAAAGGAGCAGTATGGGGCAACATTGTTTGGGCCCATTCAGTCTCAACAGATTTGATTAATTGGATACCACTTGAGCCTGCTATTTACCCTTCCAAAATATTTGACAAGTTTGGAACATGGTCAGGTTCAGCTACAATTTTGCCAGGCAACAAGCCCATTATCCTCTACACTGGAATTATAGATGCTAACAGGACACAAGTCCAAAACTACGCGATCCCGGCTAACTTGTCCGATCCATATCTCCGTAAATGGATCAAGCCCGATAACAATCCGTTAATCGTTGCTGACATGAGCATCAACAAGACTCAATTTCGCGACCCAACGACAGCTTGGATGGGCCGAGATGGTCATTGGAGAATCTTGGTTGGGAGTGTGAAGAATCATAGAGGAAAGGTAATATTGTATAGAAGTAAGGACTTCATGAAATGGACTAAAGCCAAACATCCACTTCATACAGCTACCAATACTGGAAATTGGGAATGTCCTGATTTTTTCCCAGTGTCACTAAAGCATACAAATGGTTTGGACACCTCATATCGTGGCGAATACACTAAGCATGTTCTTAAGGTTAGCCTTGATGTTACGAGGTTTGAGTACTACACAGTCGGTACCTATGACACTAGAAAAGATAGGTACATTCCGGATAACACTTCTGTTGATGGTTGGAAGGGATTGAGACTTGACTATGGTAATTATTATGCGTCCAAGTCATTCTTTGACCCTAGCAAGAACCGGAGAATTATGTTGGGTTGGGCTAATGAATCAGATACTGTTGATGACGATGTCAGGAAAGGATGGGCCGGAGTCCACCCTATCCCGCGTAAACTATGGCTTGATCCAAGTGGAAAGCAATTGGTTCAATGGCCTGTTGAAGAATTAGAAACTCTAAGAAAGAAAAAGGTCCAACTAAGTAATCACAAGTTGTACAAGGGAGAAATGATTGAAGTCAAAGGAATCACAGTTGCACAG GCTGATGTTGAAGTGACTTTCTCGTTCGCAAGTTTGGACAAGGCAGAACCATTTGATCCTAGTTGGGCTGATCTTTACGCGCAAGATGTATGCGCCATTAAGGGTTCAACAGTCCAAGGTGGACTCGGGCCATTTGGACTCATAACTTTGGCTTCTAAAAACTTGGAAGAATACACACTTGTTTTCTTCAGAGTTTTTAAAGCTCAAGATAAATATAAGGTTCTTATGTGCTCTGATGCATCAAG GTCAACCCTTAAGAATGAAACAACTATGTACAAACCATCATTTGGTGGATATGTGGATGTGGATTTAGCAGACAAGAAGTTGTCTCTAAGGAGTTTG ATTGATAACTCAGTAGTGGAAAGTTTTGGTGCCGGAGGAAAAACATGTATTACATCAAGAGTTTATCCAACATTAGCAATATTTGATAAGGCACATTTATTTGCCTTCAACAATGGCACAGAAGCAATCACAATTGAAACTCTAAATGCCTGGAGTATGGCCGATGCTAAGCTGCACTAA